In the genome of Populus alba chromosome 11, ASM523922v2, whole genome shotgun sequence, one region contains:
- the LOC118031257 gene encoding tobamovirus multiplication protein 1 isoform X2 has protein sequence MVGDWWQDINDSTQWQDGVFYTLCAAYALVSAVALIQLIRIELRVPEYGWTTQKVFHLMNFIVNGVRAVVFGFHKQVFIMHPKALVLLLLDLPGLLFFSTFTLLVLFWAEIYHQARSLPSDKLRVFYISVNAAMYFIQVCIWVYLWIDDNSVVELIGKIFIAVLSILAALSFLVYGGRLFFMLKRFPIESKGRRKKLHEYDELHCRLDQLQPYASLASLSDVLWFFSLLLMLMPHLMYWIIQF, from the exons ATGGTCGGCGACTGGTGGCAAGATATCAATGACTCCACTCAATGGCAGGACGGAGTTTTCTACACTCTTTGTGCTGCTTACGCTCTTGTTTCCGCCGTCGCTTTG ATTCAATTGATAAGGATTGAATTGAGAGTGCCAGAGTACGGATGGACGACGCAGAAGGTTTTTCATCTCATGAATTTTATCGTTAACGgag tgcGGGCGGTTGTGTTTGGATTTCATAAGCAAGTATTTATCATGCACCCCAAG GCATTGGTTTTGCTATTATTGGATTTGCCTggacttctcttcttctctaccTTTACACTCCTTGTTCTGTTTTGGGCAGAGATATATCATCAG GCCAGAAGTTTGCCGTCGGATAAGCTCagggttttttatatttcagtcAATGCAGCAATGTATTTCATTCAG GTTTGCATATGGGTGTACCTTTGGATAGATGACAACAGCGTTGTGGAATTAATTGGAAAGATATTTATTGCAG tgtTGTCAATCCTAGCTGCATTAAGTTTCTTGGTATATGGGGGAAG ATTGTTTTTCATGCTGAAACGCTTCCCTATTGAATCTAAAGGGAGAAGAAAGAAGCTTCATGAG TATGATGAGCTCCATTGCAGGTTGGATCAGTTACAGCCATATGCTTCACTTGCTTCCTTATCAGATGTTTTGTG